The Halorhabdus rudnickae DNA segment GGAGTACCTGGTCGACGTCTCGGAGTGGGAGCTCGATCGGTACCTCGAGAAGTACTAACGCCGCGTGGATCCGGATCGCGACTCACTCGTTTTCGACGCCGTGTATTGACCGACGAACAGTCACGACAAGCGCGCCGGCGACGAGCCCGACGAGGGCGACCAGTGTCTCGCTGCCGCCGGTTCGGACGAACGTGGCGGCGGTCACCACCACGACCGCCGCGGTTGCTAGGCCTGCCTGCATCCATCTTCCCCCATCACGCTGTCGGATTCCCGCCGCTCCGATAGCTGTACCGAGGGCGACGCCCACGGCCAGCAGACCGTCGCCGGACAATTCGATCACGACGGGGCTGAATGTGCCGATCAAGCCCGCAAGACCGAACGCGCCTCGGGGGCGTTCCAGAACCTCGAACACGACCAGGAGGTATGCCAGCCCGACGGCGGTCCCGACAACGACTTCGATCGGTCGGTGGACGCCGAGTGCGACCCGCGAGGCGGCGATCGCGGCGACTATACCTCCGGCGAGCACAAGTGGCCGGTTACGCTTCTGCTTTCGAAACGCCAACGCGAGGCCGAGCCAGCCGACCGCCGCCGCCGTGGCGTGGCCACTCGGGAAGGCGTAACCCCCCGGCCCGACGATCCGGGTGTACAGTCCCTCGATGAACTCGGGCATTCCCGAAGCGCCGGGCAAGTCGGCCGCGCCCGGCGGTCGCTCGAGTGCGAACCCCGTTTTCAGCGTGATCGACAGCGCCATCGCGCCGACGATCGACGCGAACAGCAGGGCACCGCGGTCGGCGTCGAGTCGGTCGCCGATCACTGGCAACCAATCCCCGAAGAAGTAGACGACGATCCCGAGGCCGACGATCACCAGCGGATCGCCGAGCAGCGACACCAGCGAGACGCCGAACCAGCCAGCTGCCTCGACGGCTGTCGCGGTCACGACCGCCAGTCCCGCAAGCGATCGAGCGCTCGTCCCGGCGCGCCGACGAGTTTGACCGTCACCCCGACGACGACCATGAGTGCGTACAGCCCGAGCGTCGACAGCCAGATCACGAGCATCGCGAGGACGGCCCAGCCGCC contains these protein-coding regions:
- a CDS encoding phosphatase PAP2 family protein, giving the protein MTATAVEAAGWFGVSLVSLLGDPLVIVGLGIVVYFFGDWLPVIGDRLDADRGALLFASIVGAMALSITLKTGFALERPPGAADLPGASGMPEFIEGLYTRIVGPGGYAFPSGHATAAAVGWLGLALAFRKQKRNRPLVLAGGIVAAIAASRVALGVHRPIEVVVGTAVGLAYLLVVFEVLERPRGAFGLAGLIGTFSPVVIELSGDGLLAVGVALGTAIGAAGIRQRDGGRWMQAGLATAAVVVVTAATFVRTGGSETLVALVGLVAGALVVTVRRSIHGVENE